The following DNA comes from Thermodesulfovibrionales bacterium.
AATTGCCCGAAACCTTCCAGTCCGAATTACTTCTGAGCATTCCTGAATAGACCTCCCGAACCTTCTGTCACTCGGCTTTTACAAAAAATTTACAAAGATTAACCACAAATTTACAATTATCAGCTCTATAATTAATTATGACTATAAGATTCTTTGCTGTTGGACAACCTATAAGAGTGTTTCTTTTTTCTGTTTTCCCGCTCCTGAGGGAGAAATTTGACAGACATTAGCTCTTCATCCCGATTATAGATTTTTCTGAAATCTCGGCTTGAAAAGGAGGTGAAAAGAATGGGTAATGAAGGTTTAAGGAAAAAGGCTCTGTATGCTGTTGTTGTGATGGCGATCGGGGCGGCAGCGCTTTTCTTTCTCCTCCTGGGGCCGCCAAAACTGCTGGCCAAATCAGAATCACCCATTTTTTGCTCGGGGTGTCACGTCATGGAATCGAATTATGAGGCATGGATTCACGCAGGCGCGCACAGGAGGAAGAAATGCGTGGACTGTCATCTGCCGAACCAGAATACGGCCTTCCATTACATCTGGAAATCCTTTGACGGCCTCAAAGATGTGGCGTTCTTCTATTCAGGGAGGGTGCCCGAACAGATCAAGCTGACCTCTCACGGTGCAAAGGTGCTCCAGGAGAACTGCATCAGGTGTCATGAGACCACAGTGGAGTTCATCAGCCACGAGAGGCAATGCTGGGAATGCCACAGGAGAATCTCGCATAAAAGGAGCGGATCGATAGAAACCTTATAAAAAAGGAGGCTCGCGATGAAAAAAAGGAAACGAATAACTCTGCTCTTGTTTGTAATGATTGCGGCAACCTTGATATTCCTCTATGGTTGTCCTCCCCCGAAGACCGAGCAGGTAAAGACCGTGAAGATCGCAGAAGGTGAGATAGACCCCACCAACTGGGGCAAGGCCTATCCTGCAGAATATGAGTTGTGGAAAATGACGGAGAAGCCTGAGCCGGCAGGAAAGAGCAAATATAAGAGAGGGTTTGATGCAGATCGAGTATCGTACGACAAATTGTCTGAGTTTCCTTATATGGCCCTGCTCTTTAACGGCTGGGGATTCGGCGTCGAGTATAACGAGCCGAAGGGACATGCCAACATGCTGCGCGACCAACTCGAAGTCGATCCCTCAAGGGTAAAGGCGGGCGGGGCCTGTCTCACCTGCAAGACCCCCTATGCCCCGAAACTTGCCAGGGAAAAGGGCCTCGATTACTTCTCAAAACCGTACAAGGAAGTCCTTGAATTCATCCCCGAGAATCACAGGACCCTCGGTGTGGCGTGTGTCGACTGCCACGACAACAAGGACATGACCCTGCGCCTATCGAGAGACTTCACGCTCAAGGTGGCATTGAAGGATATCGGCGTCGACCCTGACAAACTGTCCCGTCAGGAGATGAGAAGCGCGGTCTGCGGCCAGTGTCACGTCACGTATGTGGTACAGAAGGACAAGGACATGCATTCGGTGAATGTCTTCTTCCCGTGGCAGGGCAGCAAATGGGGGAATATAAAGATCGAGAACATCATCAAGAAGATACGGAGCGACGAATCCTACAAGGAATGGAAGCAGACGGTAACAGGCTTTAAAATGGCCTTCATCAGACATCCGGAGTTCGAACTCTTCTCGGACAACAGTGTTCATTGGAAGGCCGGAGCCTCCTGCGCCGACTGCCACATGCCCTATACGAAGGTCGGGACATACAAAGTCTCCAATCACCGCGTGATGAGCCCCCTCAAGAACGACATGAGGGCATGCATGCAGTGCCACTCCGAGAGTCCTGAATGGTTGAAGGACCAGGTGACCACAATCCAGGACAGGACAGCGTCACTCATGCTCCGTTCAGGTTATGCCACAGCCACCGTGGCAAAGCTCTTCGAAATCGCCCATAAGGCCCAGGCTGAAGGTAAGAAGATCGACCAGTCACTCTATGACATGGCCAAGGATTACTATGAAGAAGCCTTCTATCGCACCGTTTATGTGGGTGCGGAAAACTCCGTGGGCTTCCACAATCCGACGGAGGCAGCGAGGATCCTCGGCGACGCAACCGCCTTTGCAGGCAAGGCAGAAGGGATCCTGAGGCAGGCCCTCGCAAAGGCCGGCGTCGATGTGCCGGTAAAGGTGAATCTCGAGCTGAACAAGTACCTCGACGAGAGGGGGCAGAAGAAACTGAAATTCCAGAAAGACGTGGAATTCAAAGACCCTTACGGCGTTCAGGAAAAGCTCCTGACCGTCTCGCAGACGAAATAGACCGAGAGAGGGTGCCGGATCTCCGAGGTTCGGCACCCTCCCGACAGCCTCGACCGATCTCTCTAAAGGAGTGTACCATGAAAGAATCAGGACTCCTGCTTTGCCTAGTGCTCATGATTCTTCTTCCGGCAATCTTGTCCGCCGGAACTCCCAGAAAACATCCTTCCGTTCCTGAAGACCTGCCATGCTCAGAATGTCATGCTCCCCAAACTCAGGAATGGCAGAGCGGAAAACATGGTCTCGTAAATGTCGGCTGCGTCGTTTGCCATGGTGCTGCGGACAGAACCTTCGATGCAAGGCCCGACATCTATCGGTGTAGGGGATGCCATGGCTCTCAAGTCGTCGATGTGGAAAAGAATTTCCCTGCAGGGAAGAGAGACTGCTCTCTCTGCCATGATAGGCACTCAACAAGCACCCGGTTTCACAAGGAAAGGGGCAAGTGATGGACATGACCAGAAGGCAACTTCTCAAATACACAGCGGCAATTGCGGCAGCCTCTGCCGCTGGGCTTGACCTCGTCCTCCCCGAAGGGCTCACTGCGGCCGCTGCAGAGAGATGGGTCAAGGCCGTATGCAGGTACTGCGGTGCGGGCTGCGGTGTTTATGTGGGAGTCACGAAAGGAAGGGTCGTTGCCGTTCAGGGAGACAGGGACAACTGGAACAAAGGACTTCTCTGCATCAAGGGGTATTATCTCCCGCCGATCCTCTCTGCCGGCGACAGGGCAAAATATCCGCTCCTGAAGAAGGGCGGCTCCTTCAACCGGATTTCGTGGCAAGAAGCTCTGGATCTCATGACAGAAAAATTTGCAAGCTCCATAAGGGCTCATGGCCCTCATTCCGTTGCGTTCTACGGTTCCGGGCAGGCTTACACCGAAGAGTCTTATGTCATCAATAAACTCTTCAAGGGAGGCCTCGGGACAAACAATATCGACGGCAATCCGAGGCTCTGCATGGCATCTGCAGCAGTCGGCTATGTCTCAACCTTCGGCAAGGACGAGCCCATGGGCGCCTATGATGACATTAACCATGCCGATTGTTTCTTCATTATCGGATCGAATATGGCAGAGGCCCATCCCGTGTTGTTCGCGCTCCTCAATGAACGAAAGCAGAAAGGCAAGGACGTAAGGATCATCATGGCCGACCCCAGAAAGACCCTCTCTGCAAGGATCGCGGATCTTCACATGAGCTTTACCCCAGGCACTGACCTCGAGATTTTGCACGCCATGGCCCATGTGATCATCAAGGAGAATCTCTATAGCAAAGAGTATGTGAACAATCACCTCGTATTCAAGACGATAAAAGAGGACAAGCCCGAGAAGGTCTCCTTTGAGGAATACGTCAAGTTTCTGGAAGACTATACGCCCGAGAATGCCGAAAGAGTCACGAAGTGTCCGAAGGACGAAATCATCAGGGCAGCGCAGTGGTTTGCGAGGTCAAAGGCGACGACAAGCTTCTGGTGTATGGGACTGAACCAGAGGACAAGGGGAGTATGGGCAAACAACCTTGTCCATAACCTGCACCTCCTCACAGGACAGATATGCAGGCCCGGAGCGACAACCTTTTCCCTTACAGGCCAGCCCAACGCATGCGGCGGCGTCAGAGATGGCGGGCTTCTCAGCCACCTCCTTCCCTATGGAAGGCTCGTGACGAATGAAAAGGACAGAGAAGAGATGGAGAAATTCTGGGGTCTTCCCCAGGGAAGGATACATCCTAAACCCGGACCGACGGCCGTCGATATGTTCAGGGCCTTCGGCAAACGCGAAATTAAGGCTCTATGGATAGCCTGCACAAACCCCGGCCAGAGTCTCCCGAATCTCGATCCTTACAGAAAGGGCATGGAAGGCAAGGAGACCTTCCTCGTCGTATCAGAAGCGTACCATCCCTCAAAGACCTCAGAGCTTGCAGACCTTGTGCTCCCTGCAGCATTATGGGTCGAAAAGGACGGGACCTATGGCCAGTCCGAACGAAGGTACCAGTACATTGAAAAGGCGGTCGATCCTCCTGCTGAGGCAAGACCGGACCTTATGGTCATGATAGATTTTGCGCAGCGGATCATGAAGGCCCTCGGCAGGGAGGATGAGGCCAGAAGACTCTTTGCCTTCAAGAATTCAGAGGACGTATGGAATGAAATCCGCCAGTGCTCAAGAGGCACCGCCTACGACTTTATGGGCATGACAAGGGCGAGACTCAAAAAAGCCCACGGAATACAGTGGCCATGCCCGACAGAAGACCATCCCGGGACAATGAGGAGATACACGGCCAGGCACGGCGACCCTCTTCTGAAGAAGTTTGACCCCCAGGCCATCGATGTCTCATTTTACGGGGCAAAGGCAGACGGCAACAGGGCCACTGTCTGGCTCAGGCCCTATAAAGGTCCTGCCGAGCCAGCTGACGCTGAGTATCCCTTCGTTTTATCCACGGGGAGACAGCTCGAGCATTGGCATACCGGCACGATGACCTTCAGCGTCCCTGAATTAAAGAGGGCAGCGCCTTCCGCCTATGTAGAGATCAATACAGCCGATGCCCGGAAGATCGGTATCAAACACAGGGATAAGGTGAAGATTACCTCAAGGCGGGGATCAATCGTCATTGAGGCAAAGGTGGTTGATGTGCCGAGGGACGGTATGGTCTATGTCCCTTTTCATTATCCTGACAAACTGATTAATCTCCTTACCACAGACGCCTACGACGCCCTTTCAAGACAGCCCGAATTCAAGATCTGTGCCGTCAGGATCGAGAAGGCATAGTATGCCGGTTGCAGGCGCCGTTGTCGATATTCAGGAGGGTTCGAGCGAGGCTGTATTGAAGAGCCTCGCTCTCATAGACAATGTGAGTGTCTATGGTGTCAAGAACAACAGGATCGTAGCCGTTATAGAGGATGCCGGCATGCCGGGCATGGAGGAGACAATAACGCGGATATATGCCATTGAACATGTTATCGGCATCTATCCTGTTTACGCTGGAGGCTATGAGGGACCGTAACCTGCTGAGACCCCCCGGCACCGGTCCCGAGCATCTCTTTATCTCCCGGTGCATACGGTGCGCCAGGTGTGTTGAGGTCTGTCCTTATGGGTCGATAAAGATTGCAAGACTCTTGGACGGATTGTCTGCCACGGGCACTCCGGTAATCAAGCCGCGGGGCATGCCCTGTTATCTCTGTATGAAATGTCCGGCGGTATGCCCGTCAGGCGCCCTCGATCGCCGCGTCAGGAGCAGGCGAGAAGTCAGAATGGGCATCGCTCAGGTAAAGAAACAAGACTGTCTCGCCTGGCAGAATACCATATGCAGGAGCTGCTATCAGAGCTGTCCGATCTTTGATGAGGCTATCACACTGGACGGGGCCTTGCGGCCCGTCGTCGATGAGAAGAAATGTGTAGGCTGCGGCATCTGCGAGCATGTCTGCCCTGTTGAACCTTCAGCGATCACCGTAAAGTCAGGGGGCAGGAGATGGGGCTGACGGTCTTCAGAAGGGTTACCCAGGTGTCGGCGATAGCATTCATAATAGCAATCCCTTTGCTGAGCAGGGACGGAATAACCTTTCTTGCGGGAAACCTCTATTCCCTTGCAATAGGCCCTGTCACCGTTGCCGATCCTCTCATCGGTTTTCAGGTGATCATCTCGACCCTTTCCTTCGAGAAAACTCTCCTCCTTTCTATGATCATACCCCTGTGCCTCGCACTGGTCTTCGGGAAGGTCTTCTGCAGCTGGATCTGTCCGCAGAATACGATCTCAGAGTACATCGATTTCCTCTCAAGAAAAACGGGGATGAGAAGGCTCTTTCTCATGCCTGTTACAGCAAAACCGCGGTACGTGATCCTCATGGTTCTGTTTTTGCTGACGCCTCTTGCCGGGTTCCCCCTCGCGGCAATTCTATCAGCTCCCGGCATCATCTCGCTCCAACCGGTGAGATATGTCTATGAAGGCGCGGCCGGCTTGGAACTGGGTCTTATTGGCGCCATCGTTCTTGCCGAAATGCTCTTTGCGAGACGCCTTTGGTGCAACTACGTCTGCCCTATCGGGAGTTTTCTCGGGATATTCCGGCTGGGAATGACCCTCAAGGTTGTGCACAGAGGAGATAAGCCACAGCCCTGTATGAAATGCCTCGAGTGCGTGAAGGCCTGCCAACTCGGATTGAATCCGATGGGAGGGAAGATCTATCCTCTCTGTCACAACTGTGGCGATTGCGTCGCAGCCTGTGAAAGGATGAACGGCCCGGCGAAACCCCTTTCCTTCAGGTTTTCGCGAAATGCCTGAAGGAGGCAGCAAAACAGAACCGTAAGGGGAGGTGACGATGACCGGCATTATCGTTGAGGTGGAGGAAAAATACCGGGACAATCTCTCGAAGACCCTCGCTGGAATTCCCCATATCACCATCCATAGCCAGACCGGCAACCACATAGGACTCGTCGTAGACACCGATGACATCCACGTACTGACAGAAACCGCGAAAGAGCTCCAGGGGATGAAGGGAGTGGTCGGGATCCATCCCGTCTTTTCTCAGGAATCCTTTCCTTTCTGACCCTATCCTTCACGCCATCTTCACTCTCCGCTTCTTTTCTCACAAGCATGATATAGGTCATAGCGCTCCTCCTGACCGTCGTTATAAACTGGTATCAGAAGATGCAAGAACAATAAGCCTGTCCGGCAAAGGAGGAAAGCGTTGGAACAGTATCTGAACAAGGGAATCAAGGAGATCATTCGGGAGTTTCCTCAGGTGGGGGATATCCTCAATGAGTTTCATATCGGCTGCGCCCCGTGCAACGTCGGCACATGTCTTCTGAAAGACATTGTGGAAGTCCACAATCTCCCCATCGAGGCAGAACGTGCGCTTATGGAGCGGATCAGCAGGGTCATCTACCCCAACCAGGCGGTCGAGGTCCCTATGATCGAAAGGAAAGCCCCCATGGCAAGCGGAGAGATAAAATACTCTCCGGCAATGAAGGCACTCGTGGACGAGCATACCGTAATCAAAAGGCTCCTCGCCCTCATACCGCAGATCCTCGAAGACCTCGATCTGACAAGGGAGGAGGACCGGAACCTCATCTTGGACGTCGTCGACTTCATCCGTTCCTATGCCGACCGTTACCATCACGCAAAGGAAGAGGATATCCTTTTCAAGGCATTTGACGAAGGTCTCGAAATCGTGAAGGCGATGCATGAAGAGCACAGGATCGGGAGAGGGCACGTAAAGGCGGTGATGGAGGCCGTCGAGACAGAAGACACCCGGTCGGCAGAAGATCACCTGACGTCATACGGACAACTCCTTGCAGGACACATCAGGAAGGAGGATGAGGTTCTCTATCCTTGGATGGACAGAAACCTTTCGACGTCGCAGGTGGGCGCCCTCTTTGCCCGTTTTGCTGAGACCGACAAGAGATTCAGTGACACTTCTGTCAGGCAGAAGGAGTTCATTAGATCGCTCGAAACAAAATTCAGCCATAAGGAGGTAACAACACATGTTTAGCGGATGCCCAGGATCACAGGCAGTCGATTTCAGGACAAAGGAGGCGCAGGAAGATGCTCCTGCAACAAGGGTTCAATCACAGCTCAGGCAATGGCCGATTCAGCTCCATCTCGTCTCGCCCGTCGCGCCCTATTATCAGGGAGCGGACGTGCTCTTGACAGCGGACTGTGTCGCCTATGCACTCGGCAATTACCATACCGACTATCTGAAGGGAAAATCTCTGGCCATAGCGTGTCCAAAACTCGACAGCAGCCAGGAGGTCTATTACGAGAAGATCAAGAGCTGGATCGAAGACGCCAAGATCAACACCCTCACGATCATGATCATGCAGGTCCCCTGCTGCTCTGGTCTTTTGAAAATAGCCGAACAGGCGGCAAAGGATTCGAACAGGAAGGTCCCGATCAAGTATAGCGTGGTCGGTCTTCAGGGTGACATCCTGAAAGAGGAATGGTTGTAAGTTCAAGGAGGCTGCGGCCCTGTCACCAGGACCGTAGCCTTTCTTTTTTTACCAACCAAACCTCAAGTCAGACCTCGCAAATTCATTGCCATAGTAGAAGCCGTCGATGTCCTTCATGCTGACGGTGATCCCTGCTTTCCGGAAGAACCGGTCCCAGCCTATCCTGGTTATCCATTCCTTGATCCTCTCGTCCGGCTCTGCATCCCCTATCCATGCGTCCATAATCTGCACCACGGCCTTCACAGCCGCTTCCCATCGGGGAGGGTCATTGGGTATGTAAGGGATGACGACTCTTCCGAGATCGGGACCGCTGCCGGTGTTGGATGCCTTGCCACCCACGGACACGGCAAAGCCGTCGAGTTTCGGATCCCCGGTCAATATGGACTCACAGTGCATCGTGCAGGCACCGCAATGAATGCATTTCTCAGCGTTGATCGTAACGCTTTCCTTGCCCTTCGGTTTTATGGCGCCTGTGGGACAGCTATGGATCACCGTAGGCTGCTCACAGATCTTGATCTTGTCCTCAAGGACGATCGGAAGATCCCTGTGGACACCGATGATGCCGATATCGGCCATGAGCGCCTCTTCTATGTTGGCGCACCCGCCGATATTGATCTTCAGCCATGCAGGAAGCCTTTGATCCCTGAAATCTTCGATGAGCGCGTCGCCAAGGGCCTTAGCGATACCGGGCGAGTCTGTGGCAGGAAGATTGCAATGAATCCAGCTCGGACATGCCATGATATTATGGAGGGAGTTCTTTGTCCCGCCCACGGGGAATCCGAGCGCCTCCACCTCTTCTACTAGTTCGTCGATCTTCTGAGAATTCACGTCCACAAACTCAAAGGAGTTTCTCAGGGTAATCCTGAAATACCCTCCCGAGTACCTGTCGGCAAGGTCACAAAGATTAAGCATGGAGGCGACGCTGATCCTGGAAGGCGGCATTGCCGTTCTCACCGTATAACATACGTCGCCTGACTCTGCGATTCGTTTTATGACTCCCGGTCTCACAACCTCATGGGTGTCCCATTTCCCGTAATTCTTCAGGATTACCTGCGGGATATTCTCCTCAACAGACGGTACGCCTACACCACCGACCTTACTCATTTCGCACGTCCTGTCTCTTCGACGTCCCAGTGATAAAAGGTATTCCTCCTCGGTGAAGAGAAATGCATCGTAGATGGTTCAACTCCGCAGTATTCAAGGAACTTGTCGAAACCGAGACGCTGCATCATGTCCCCTATCCTCTCCTTTTTTCTGCCGTGTTCATCATAGACCTCGCAGATCTTACCGTATGCCTGAACGAGTTCCCGGTAGTCAGGAGGGGTTGCCTTCACAAAGGGGAAGACCACCTTCCCCTTCATCGGTCCGTATCTCCCCTTCATCTTGCCGCCTGCAGTCAAGGCAACACCCCGGTCATCTCCAGGTTTAATGGCAGGCACCCGGTTGATGCAGTACATGCACCTGACGCACCTGTCCCCGTCGATCTCGAGTTTCTTGCCGTCCCACTTCATGGCGTCAGGCGGACAGTGGTCACAGACCCACTCGATGTTGCCGCCTGCCTTGACCCACTCTGCGAGTCTTTCCTGGTCCACCTTCGGCAGGTCCCTGAAGACGCCGATAATTCCGATGTCGCCGTGGAGAAGCGCTTTCCCGCAGTCATTCGGACAGCCCGCCATCTTCGTCTTGATCTTGAAGGGAAATCTCGGATACTGGATGTCGTCGATGTAGTGCTTCGTCATGAAGTGTTTGATTCGAGGGGCGTCCATGGTCGCATATTCGCAGAGGGCCGGGCCCATACAGTCAGGGATGTTCCGAATCGCGTCCCCTGCCGACCCGACATCATAGCCCATGGAATTGAGCTCAAGCGTGACGGCCTTCATCTGGTCATCGTTCATGATGCCGCAGATCTCGATATTGGAGTTCGTCGTGAGCACATGCAGGGAGCTATCACCGTGCTTGTCTGCGAGCTCGCATATCTTTCTGAAAGCCGTAGTTGTATAGAAATTGCCGGGATTACCGAGCACCCTAATGAGGTGTGAATGACTTATGATGTCCGGCCTCCTCGACTTTCTCGCGATCGCCCCTGAGCCTAGGCCGGGCACCGATGACATGCCGCCATGCCCCCACTGCGTCAATCCCTGCCTCATCCCCTCTTCATACATCATGAGGGGGTAGCGTGTCTTCTTCAGCTCCTTTGCGTGGCTGGGCCAAGGGCCTTCCGAGAGTGCATCCATGAGCGGGGTCTCACTCTCTTTTTCAGCAGTGAACTCTCCGCCCGGATGTGTTAACAATTCATTTGGCATACGTACCTCCCTTTGGGTTTATTCCATCTTAATGTTATCTGCATTACGACGAATAGTATATGATCTGTATCATATAGTGACCTTCCTGTTCTCAAAACTATCTTGTTCGTGAAGGCGGGCTTGGTGAGAAGCCCTGTGCGTGATACCCTTCATAGTTGCCGACTACAGCTGTATGCTCAATGCGGGAGATCTCTCTCGGTGAAGTCCTCGGAGGACCTTACTTCCGGATACTCATCGCATATACAGGGATTCAATCCATGCCTGCCTTACGCTTGTTTGCAGCAGGTTGACTACCACCGTATCAGGACGAATACTATTGACAGGAACCCTCTCTTAAGGTATATCTTAATCATCATTTTTCGTTACGGCAGGCTGGGATGAAAGAGAGCAGTGATCTGAGTTTGCTTGTTGAGGAGGCTGTTAGAGACCACGGAAAACTCCGGAACATCATATCCCTTCTCTATGATGACGATATGGCACGGCGCTTTGCAGCGGCAAAGGCATTGGGAGAGATCGCGAGAAGAGAACCGGAGCTCATGAAACAGAGATGGGAACGCATCTTCAGGGCCTTTGACGACACCATGAGCTGCTGGGGAGCGGCCGAGGCCCTGGGAGAGGTGGCAAGGAACCTGCCGCACCTCAGAGGGAAGATCATCCTTTTTCTGAGGGGATTCAGGAGAGACGAGTGCAGTTGTCAGGGGTATATATGGGCGATGTGCAGAATCTGTCAGGTCGACAGGGGCAGGACCGGCGACTTCATCCCTGAGCTGGAAGAGTTCCTGAATTCGCCGAATGTCTGCATGACAGGACAGGCTCTCTGGGCATTGGGCGAACTTCAGATAAAAGAATTGGCGGGAAGGATGAAAGGCTTCCTCGGGGATCAAAGGGAGATATGGTTCTATGAGAACGATTCCGTCTCAAGAAAACATATCGGCACAATCGCGGAAGAAGCGCTCAAGAAGATGGGAATTGAGTGATCATGCTTTGGGGCGCCATACCTGTTGCATTACAACCAGATCTCATCGGAAGGAAAGCGGAAATGAAGCCCCTTGAACCCTATGTTTTTCTGAAACAGAAAAGGTATTGGATATTTTCCTCTGTCATTTTCATCCTGATGGCTGCTCGCACACTCACCGGCATCTGGTTAGGCGATTTTTGGGAGCATGCTGCAGTTATCCGGGAGCTTACCACAAACCTCCTCTCGCCAAGGCACCCCCAACTTCTCGTGGACGCCCCTCACGCCTTTTTTTCGCCATACAGCGTCGGGGTCGCACTCATCTCAAGGTTGATGAATCTTGACTCTGTATCCTCACTTGCCCTCGTAGGGCTGGCGAATCTCGTCTTATTTCTCATCGCATTCCGGTGGTTCATTGTCCGCCTCTTTGAGAGTGATGGTGAGGCGATATCTTTTTATGCTCTTTTCTTTGTCCTAGTCCTCTGGGGAGGGGACCCGTGGTTCTGGAGCGCATTTTTCCATATAGCTGTCCTTGGCTTCGTCCTGCCATATCCCTCAACTTTTGCCTCCGCACTCATGCTCGCCTCGTTCGCGCTTTACTTGAGTTACCTGAAGAATGGGAAGAAGGTCTATTATGTGCTGCTCATCCCGGTTATGAGCGTGGTCTTTCTCTCTCACCCCACCACTGCAATCGTGATGTGCGTTGCCTTGGTTTCTTTTTCTCTTGGCTATTTGGAGAGGGTTTCGTTGCGGAACATTATAACCCTCTTCGCCGCTTTCGCTATGTCTTTCTGCTTGGCCTCTGTCTGGCCGTATTACAGCTTTCTCGGTCTCATCACGGGCCAGGCGCCCGACTTTCACAGGCAAAGCAGGTTGCTGTATCAGCAGGTCCTCGAGAGAACATTTCCTGCCCTCGTCGGTATCCCTATTCTTACTATCAGGCTGAAGAAGAATATCCTTGACCCCATAGCCGTAACCTTTTTTGGCTTGGCCATGGTTTATTTCTACGGGTATGTCTCGAACCAATGGGGGTATGGCAGAGTCATATCACACATGATGATGATGCTTCAAATCTCCCTTGCCTGTCTTGCGGCCCAGTTCGAGTCCAGGTGGTTATCGCGCACAGTCGTGAAGCTGAGTTATGCAGGCATGTTCTTGCTCTCCCTTATTTTTATTCTCAATATTCTTGCGTACAAAAGGGATGATAGCCGGAAATACTCGTTCCTTTCCCACTATGTAAGACAGTATGACCTTGTCTTGTCAGACCTGGAAACGAGCAGGTATGTCCCTGCCTTTGGAGGCAAGGTTATTGCGAACCCCTATCCGTTCTACTTCGTTCCAGATTATGCGGCTAGGAAGAGGGACCTCGTGCATTTTTTTGATCAGGCAACCACCAATCAGGAGAGGATGGAGATTATCAGGAAATA
Coding sequences within:
- a CDS encoding nitrate reductase, translating into MDMTRRQLLKYTAAIAAASAAGLDLVLPEGLTAAAAERWVKAVCRYCGAGCGVYVGVTKGRVVAVQGDRDNWNKGLLCIKGYYLPPILSAGDRAKYPLLKKGGSFNRISWQEALDLMTEKFASSIRAHGPHSVAFYGSGQAYTEESYVINKLFKGGLGTNNIDGNPRLCMASAAVGYVSTFGKDEPMGAYDDINHADCFFIIGSNMAEAHPVLFALLNERKQKGKDVRIIMADPRKTLSARIADLHMSFTPGTDLEILHAMAHVIIKENLYSKEYVNNHLVFKTIKEDKPEKVSFEEYVKFLEDYTPENAERVTKCPKDEIIRAAQWFARSKATTSFWCMGLNQRTRGVWANNLVHNLHLLTGQICRPGATTFSLTGQPNACGGVRDGGLLSHLLPYGRLVTNEKDREEMEKFWGLPQGRIHPKPGPTAVDMFRAFGKREIKALWIACTNPGQSLPNLDPYRKGMEGKETFLVVSEAYHPSKTSELADLVLPAALWVEKDGTYGQSERRYQYIEKAVDPPAEARPDLMVMIDFAQRIMKALGREDEARRLFAFKNSEDVWNEIRQCSRGTAYDFMGMTRARLKKAHGIQWPCPTEDHPGTMRRYTARHGDPLLKKFDPQAIDVSFYGAKADGNRATVWLRPYKGPAEPADAEYPFVLSTGRQLEHWHTGTMTFSVPELKRAAPSAYVEINTADARKIGIKHRDKVKITSRRGSIVIEAKVVDVPRDGMVYVPFHYPDKLINLLTTDAYDALSRQPEFKICAVRIEKA
- a CDS encoding ammonia-forming cytochrome c nitrite reductase subunit c552, whose amino-acid sequence is MKKRKRITLLLFVMIAATLIFLYGCPPPKTEQVKTVKIAEGEIDPTNWGKAYPAEYELWKMTEKPEPAGKSKYKRGFDADRVSYDKLSEFPYMALLFNGWGFGVEYNEPKGHANMLRDQLEVDPSRVKAGGACLTCKTPYAPKLAREKGLDYFSKPYKEVLEFIPENHRTLGVACVDCHDNKDMTLRLSRDFTLKVALKDIGVDPDKLSRQEMRSAVCGQCHVTYVVQKDKDMHSVNVFFPWQGSKWGNIKIENIIKKIRSDESYKEWKQTVTGFKMAFIRHPEFELFSDNSVHWKAGASCADCHMPYTKVGTYKVSNHRVMSPLKNDMRACMQCHSESPEWLKDQVTTIQDRTASLMLRSGYATATVAKLFEIAHKAQAEGKKIDQSLYDMAKDYYEEAFYRTVYVGAENSVGFHNPTEAARILGDATAFAGKAEGILRQALAKAGVDVPVKVNLELNKYLDERGQKKLKFQKDVEFKDPYGVQEKLLTVSQTK
- a CDS encoding 4Fe-4S dicluster domain-containing protein, which codes for MRDRNLLRPPGTGPEHLFISRCIRCARCVEVCPYGSIKIARLLDGLSATGTPVIKPRGMPCYLCMKCPAVCPSGALDRRVRSRREVRMGIAQVKKQDCLAWQNTICRSCYQSCPIFDEAITLDGALRPVVDEKKCVGCGICEHVCPVEPSAITVKSGGRRWG
- the nrfH gene encoding cytochrome c nitrite reductase small subunit → MGNEGLRKKALYAVVVMAIGAAALFFLLLGPPKLLAKSESPIFCSGCHVMESNYEAWIHAGAHRRKKCVDCHLPNQNTAFHYIWKSFDGLKDVAFFYSGRVPEQIKLTSHGAKVLQENCIRCHETTVEFISHERQCWECHRRISHKRSGSIETL
- a CDS encoding hemerythrin domain-containing protein, yielding MEQYLNKGIKEIIREFPQVGDILNEFHIGCAPCNVGTCLLKDIVEVHNLPIEAERALMERISRVIYPNQAVEVPMIERKAPMASGEIKYSPAMKALVDEHTVIKRLLALIPQILEDLDLTREEDRNLILDVVDFIRSYADRYHHAKEEDILFKAFDEGLEIVKAMHEEHRIGRGHVKAVMEAVETEDTRSAEDHLTSYGQLLAGHIRKEDEVLYPWMDRNLSTSQVGALFARFAETDKRFSDTSVRQKEFIRSLETKFSHKEVTTHV
- a CDS encoding chaperone NapD, with translation MTGIIVEVEEKYRDNLSKTLAGIPHITIHSQTGNHIGLVVDTDDIHVLTETAKELQGMKGVVGIHPVFSQESFPF
- the dsrB gene encoding dissimilatory-type sulfite reductase subunit beta; this translates as MSKVGGVGVPSVEENIPQVILKNYGKWDTHEVVRPGVIKRIAESGDVCYTVRTAMPPSRISVASMLNLCDLADRYSGGYFRITLRNSFEFVDVNSQKIDELVEEVEALGFPVGGTKNSLHNIMACPSWIHCNLPATDSPGIAKALGDALIEDFRDQRLPAWLKINIGGCANIEEALMADIGIIGVHRDLPIVLEDKIKICEQPTVIHSCPTGAIKPKGKESVTINAEKCIHCGACTMHCESILTGDPKLDGFAVSVGGKASNTGSGPDLGRVVIPYIPNDPPRWEAAVKAVVQIMDAWIGDAEPDERIKEWITRIGWDRFFRKAGITVSMKDIDGFYYGNEFARSDLRFGW
- a CDS encoding chaperone NapD, translated to MPVAGAVVDIQEGSSEAVLKSLALIDNVSVYGVKNNRIVAVIEDAGMPGMEETITRIYAIEHVIGIYPVYAGGYEGP
- a CDS encoding 4Fe-4S binding protein — its product is MGLTVFRRVTQVSAIAFIIAIPLLSRDGITFLAGNLYSLAIGPVTVADPLIGFQVIISTLSFEKTLLLSMIIPLCLALVFGKVFCSWICPQNTISEYIDFLSRKTGMRRLFLMPVTAKPRYVILMVLFLLTPLAGFPLAAILSAPGIISLQPVRYVYEGAAGLELGLIGAIVLAEMLFARRLWCNYVCPIGSFLGIFRLGMTLKVVHRGDKPQPCMKCLECVKACQLGLNPMGGKIYPLCHNCGDCVAACERMNGPAKPLSFRFSRNA